A window of the Bos indicus x Bos taurus breed Angus x Brahman F1 hybrid chromosome X, Bos_hybrid_MaternalHap_v2.0, whole genome shotgun sequence genome harbors these coding sequences:
- the PIGA gene encoding phosphatidylinositol N-acetylglucosaminyltransferase subunit A isoform X2: MAYRGRGGRGQPSSASLSRVIPGSLHTFRTCAHNICMVSDFFYPNMGGVESHIYQLSQCLIERGHKVIIVTHAYGNRKGIRYLTNGLKVYYLPLKVMYNQSTATTLFHSLPLLRYIFVRERVTIIHSHSSFSAMAHDALFHAKTMGLQTVFTDHSLFGFADVSSVLTNKLLTVSLCDTNHIICVSYTSKENTVLRAALNPEIVSVIPNAVDPTDFTPDPFRRHDSIITIVVVSRLVYRKGTDLLSGIIPELCQKYPDLKFIIGGEGPKRIILEEVRERYQLHDRVRLLGALEHKDVRNVLVQGHIFLNTSLTEAFCMAIVEAASCGLQVVSTRVGGIPEVLPENLIILCEPSVKSLCEGLEKAIFQLKSGALPPPENIHNIVKTFYTWRNVAERTEKFYTL, from the exons ATGGCCTATAGAGGAAGAGGTGGGCGTGGCCAGCCTTCCTCAGCATCACTCTCCCGTGTCATCCCTGGAAGTCTTCACACATTTAGGACCTGTGCCCATAATATATGCATGGTGTCGGACTTTTTCTACCCAAACATGGGAGGCGTGGAAAGTCACATTTACCAGCTCTCTCAGTGCCTGATTGAAAGAGGGCACAAGGTCATAATTGTCACCCACGCTTACGGAAATCGCAAAGGCATCCGTTACCTCACTAATGGCCTCAAAGTCTATTACTTGCCTCTGAAAGTCATGTACAACCAATCTACAGCCACGACCCTCTTTCACAGTCTGCCATTGCTCAGGTACATATTTGTTCGGGAGAGAGTCACGATAATCCATTCACATAGTTCCTTTTCTGCCATGGCCCATGATGCCCTCTTCCACGCCAAGACAATGGGCCTCCAGACAGTCTTCACGGACCATTCCCTTTTCGGATTTGCTGATGTCAGCTCGGTGCTTACAAACAAGCTTCTaactgtgtctctttgtgacacAAACCACATAATTTGTGTCTCTTACACTAGTAAGGAAAACACTGTGCTAAGAGCAGCACTGAATCCTGAAATAGTGTCCGTCATTCCTAATGCTGTAGATCCTACTGACTTCACTCCAGACCCATTTAGAAGGCATGATAGTATAATAACTATTGTTGTTGTCAGCAGACTTGTTTACAGAAAAG GGACCGATTTACTTAGTGGTATAATACCTGAACTCTGTCAGAAATATcctgatttaaaattcataattgGAGGAGAGGGACCAAAGAGAATCATTTTGGAAGAAGTACGGGAAAGATACCAGCTCCATGACAG AGTGCGTCTCTTGGGAGCCTTAGAGCACAAGGATGTTAGAAATGTCTTAGTTCAAGGACATATTTTTCTTAATACTTCTCTTACGGAAGCATTCTGCATGGCGATTGTGGAAGCAGCCAGTTGTGGTTTACAG gttgtAAGTACCAGGGTTGGTGGAATTCCTGAAGTACTTCCAGAAAATCTTATCATTTTATGTGAGCCTTCTGTAAAATCTTTGTGTGAGGGATTGGAAAAAGCTATTTTCCAACTGAAATCAGGAGCATTGCCACCTCCAGAAAATATCCATAACATTGTAAAGACTTTCTACACCTGGAGGAACGTTGCAGAGAGAACTGAAAAA ttttacaCTCTATGA
- the PIGA gene encoding phosphatidylinositol N-acetylglucosaminyltransferase subunit A isoform X3, with the protein MAYRGRGTDLLSGIIPELCQKYPDLKFIIGGEGPKRIILEEVRERYQLHDRVRLLGALEHKDVRNVLVQGHIFLNTSLTEAFCMAIVEAASCGLQVVSTRVGGIPEVLPENLIILCEPSVKSLCEGLEKAIFQLKSGALPPPENIHNIVKTFYTWRNVAERTEKVYDRVAGEAVLPMDKRLDRLISHCGPVTGYIFALLAVFNFLFLIFLRWVTPDSLIDVAIDATGPKGAWTHRYPYSKRGAEHTVLSKTR; encoded by the exons ATGGCCTATAGAGGAAGAG GGACCGATTTACTTAGTGGTATAATACCTGAACTCTGTCAGAAATATcctgatttaaaattcataattgGAGGAGAGGGACCAAAGAGAATCATTTTGGAAGAAGTACGGGAAAGATACCAGCTCCATGACAG AGTGCGTCTCTTGGGAGCCTTAGAGCACAAGGATGTTAGAAATGTCTTAGTTCAAGGACATATTTTTCTTAATACTTCTCTTACGGAAGCATTCTGCATGGCGATTGTGGAAGCAGCCAGTTGTGGTTTACAG gttgtAAGTACCAGGGTTGGTGGAATTCCTGAAGTACTTCCAGAAAATCTTATCATTTTATGTGAGCCTTCTGTAAAATCTTTGTGTGAGGGATTGGAAAAAGCTATTTTCCAACTGAAATCAGGAGCATTGCCACCTCCAGAAAATATCCATAACATTGTAAAGACTTTCTACACCTGGAGGAACGTTGCAGAGAGAACTGAAAAA GTATACGACCGAGTGGCAGGAGAAGCTGTGTTACCCATGGACAAACGGCTGGACAGACTCATTTCTCACTGTGGCCCCGTGACAGGCTACATTTTTGCTCTGTTGGCTGTATTCAACTTTCTCTTCCTCATCTTCCTGAGATGGGTGACTCCAGATTCTTTAATTGATGTTGCAATAGATGCTACAGGGCCAAAGGGTGCCTGGACTCATCGATATCCTTATAGTAAAAGGGGGGCTGAGCATACTGTGCTGTCTAAAACAAGGTAG
- the PIGA gene encoding phosphatidylinositol N-acetylglucosaminyltransferase subunit A isoform X1, giving the protein MAYRGRGGRGQPSSASLSRVIPGSLHTFRTCAHNICMVSDFFYPNMGGVESHIYQLSQCLIERGHKVIIVTHAYGNRKGIRYLTNGLKVYYLPLKVMYNQSTATTLFHSLPLLRYIFVRERVTIIHSHSSFSAMAHDALFHAKTMGLQTVFTDHSLFGFADVSSVLTNKLLTVSLCDTNHIICVSYTSKENTVLRAALNPEIVSVIPNAVDPTDFTPDPFRRHDSIITIVVVSRLVYRKGTDLLSGIIPELCQKYPDLKFIIGGEGPKRIILEEVRERYQLHDRVRLLGALEHKDVRNVLVQGHIFLNTSLTEAFCMAIVEAASCGLQVVSTRVGGIPEVLPENLIILCEPSVKSLCEGLEKAIFQLKSGALPPPENIHNIVKTFYTWRNVAERTEKVYDRVAGEAVLPMDKRLDRLISHCGPVTGYIFALLAVFNFLFLIFLRWVTPDSLIDVAIDATGPKGAWTHRYPYSKRGAEHTVLSKTR; this is encoded by the exons ATGGCCTATAGAGGAAGAGGTGGGCGTGGCCAGCCTTCCTCAGCATCACTCTCCCGTGTCATCCCTGGAAGTCTTCACACATTTAGGACCTGTGCCCATAATATATGCATGGTGTCGGACTTTTTCTACCCAAACATGGGAGGCGTGGAAAGTCACATTTACCAGCTCTCTCAGTGCCTGATTGAAAGAGGGCACAAGGTCATAATTGTCACCCACGCTTACGGAAATCGCAAAGGCATCCGTTACCTCACTAATGGCCTCAAAGTCTATTACTTGCCTCTGAAAGTCATGTACAACCAATCTACAGCCACGACCCTCTTTCACAGTCTGCCATTGCTCAGGTACATATTTGTTCGGGAGAGAGTCACGATAATCCATTCACATAGTTCCTTTTCTGCCATGGCCCATGATGCCCTCTTCCACGCCAAGACAATGGGCCTCCAGACAGTCTTCACGGACCATTCCCTTTTCGGATTTGCTGATGTCAGCTCGGTGCTTACAAACAAGCTTCTaactgtgtctctttgtgacacAAACCACATAATTTGTGTCTCTTACACTAGTAAGGAAAACACTGTGCTAAGAGCAGCACTGAATCCTGAAATAGTGTCCGTCATTCCTAATGCTGTAGATCCTACTGACTTCACTCCAGACCCATTTAGAAGGCATGATAGTATAATAACTATTGTTGTTGTCAGCAGACTTGTTTACAGAAAAG GGACCGATTTACTTAGTGGTATAATACCTGAACTCTGTCAGAAATATcctgatttaaaattcataattgGAGGAGAGGGACCAAAGAGAATCATTTTGGAAGAAGTACGGGAAAGATACCAGCTCCATGACAG AGTGCGTCTCTTGGGAGCCTTAGAGCACAAGGATGTTAGAAATGTCTTAGTTCAAGGACATATTTTTCTTAATACTTCTCTTACGGAAGCATTCTGCATGGCGATTGTGGAAGCAGCCAGTTGTGGTTTACAG gttgtAAGTACCAGGGTTGGTGGAATTCCTGAAGTACTTCCAGAAAATCTTATCATTTTATGTGAGCCTTCTGTAAAATCTTTGTGTGAGGGATTGGAAAAAGCTATTTTCCAACTGAAATCAGGAGCATTGCCACCTCCAGAAAATATCCATAACATTGTAAAGACTTTCTACACCTGGAGGAACGTTGCAGAGAGAACTGAAAAA GTATACGACCGAGTGGCAGGAGAAGCTGTGTTACCCATGGACAAACGGCTGGACAGACTCATTTCTCACTGTGGCCCCGTGACAGGCTACATTTTTGCTCTGTTGGCTGTATTCAACTTTCTCTTCCTCATCTTCCTGAGATGGGTGACTCCAGATTCTTTAATTGATGTTGCAATAGATGCTACAGGGCCAAAGGGTGCCTGGACTCATCGATATCCTTATAGTAAAAGGGGGGCTGAGCATACTGTGCTGTCTAAAACAAGGTAG